In the Paenibacillus pabuli genome, one interval contains:
- the poxB gene encoding ubiquinone-dependent pyruvate dehydrogenase — protein sequence MKKTIADVLVEALLNAGIKRIYGIVGDSLNAVLDSIRRSGKIEWIHVRHEEVAAFAAGADSQVSGSIAVCAGSSGPGNMHLINGLYDCHRNRVPVLAIAAHIPSDEIGSDYFQSTHPEYLFQECSHYCEVITTAKQMPRSVTMALQTAVSRSGVSVIVLPGDVAGLEAANLPVPEHVYHVTQPVVHPSEQELRKLADYLNQDKKITLLCGAGCAGAQESLMQLCDRLKSPMVIALRGKEYLEYDNPYSVGLTGLIGYSSGYHAMMDCDVLLMLGTDFPYRQFYPEDAIVLQVDIQSSHLGRRTKLDYGLCGDVKSTIEALMPLLTHEHNDKHLRKSVDHYLKVRKELDELAVGKPGKKPIHPQYLTKVISDAAGENAIFTCDVGTPTVWAARYLEMSRNRRLLGSFNHGTMANALPQAIGAQVANPGRQVISLSGDGGLAMLMGDLLTLKQHNLPVKVVVFNNGALSFVELEMKAAGFLESGTELVNPNFAMVAQAMGIEGIRVEDPAELEGAVERALQHDGPVLIDAVVNRQELSLPPKINIKQAEGFTLWMMKAVLNGRGDELIELAKTNLLR from the coding sequence ATGAAAAAAACAATCGCAGATGTACTGGTTGAAGCATTATTAAATGCAGGAATCAAACGGATATATGGTATCGTGGGAGACTCTCTTAATGCAGTACTGGATTCCATCCGGCGATCGGGTAAAATCGAATGGATTCATGTTCGCCATGAAGAAGTGGCCGCATTTGCTGCTGGAGCTGATTCCCAGGTAAGTGGAAGTATCGCTGTATGTGCTGGCAGCAGCGGGCCGGGTAATATGCATCTGATTAACGGCTTGTACGACTGTCACCGAAACCGCGTGCCGGTCCTCGCCATTGCTGCTCATATTCCTAGTGATGAGATCGGGAGCGATTATTTCCAATCGACTCATCCCGAATATCTATTCCAGGAATGCAGTCATTATTGTGAGGTTATTACGACAGCCAAACAAATGCCTCGTTCCGTTACCATGGCATTGCAAACTGCTGTCTCGCGTTCAGGCGTATCCGTCATTGTTCTTCCAGGAGACGTGGCAGGTCTTGAGGCAGCGAATCTGCCGGTTCCCGAGCATGTCTATCATGTGACTCAGCCTGTAGTTCACCCTTCTGAACAGGAACTGCGGAAATTGGCCGATTACCTGAATCAGGACAAAAAAATTACGCTGCTATGTGGGGCGGGATGTGCAGGTGCGCAAGAGTCCCTTATGCAGCTGTGTGATCGTCTGAAATCCCCAATGGTTATAGCTTTGCGGGGTAAGGAGTATCTGGAGTACGACAATCCCTATTCAGTCGGCTTGACCGGCTTAATTGGATACTCATCCGGTTATCATGCCATGATGGACTGTGATGTGTTGTTGATGCTCGGAACGGATTTTCCTTATCGTCAATTCTATCCGGAGGATGCGATCGTCCTTCAGGTCGACATACAATCATCTCACCTTGGTCGACGCACGAAGCTGGACTATGGGTTGTGCGGAGATGTCAAATCGACTATTGAGGCTTTGATGCCTTTACTGACACACGAGCATAATGACAAACATCTGCGTAAGAGCGTGGACCACTACCTAAAGGTACGAAAGGAACTGGATGAACTTGCCGTCGGAAAACCCGGAAAAAAACCGATCCATCCGCAGTATTTAACCAAAGTGATTAGTGATGCTGCAGGGGAAAATGCAATTTTCACATGTGATGTAGGTACACCGACGGTATGGGCCGCACGCTATCTTGAAATGAGTCGCAACCGAAGATTACTTGGTTCATTTAATCATGGTACCATGGCAAATGCACTTCCACAGGCGATAGGAGCACAGGTCGCGAATCCGGGAAGGCAAGTGATCTCGTTGTCCGGAGATGGCGGGCTTGCAATGTTGATGGGGGATCTACTAACACTCAAACAGCATAATCTTCCGGTAAAAGTGGTCGTGTTCAATAACGGTGCACTGAGCTTTGTAGAACTGGAGATGAAAGCGGCAGGATTCCTTGAATCGGGCACAGAACTTGTGAATCCCAACTTCGCTATGGTTGCACAGGCGATGGGTATCGAAGGCATTCGGGTGGAAGATCCCGCCGAACTGGAGGGAGCGGTGGAGCGTGCCCTTCAGCATGATGGACCTGTTCTGATTGATGCGGTGGTGAATCGTCAGGAACTGTCCTTGCCTCCGAAGATCAATATTAAACAGGCTGAAGGATTCACGTTGTGGATGATGAAGGCTGTACTGAACGGACGTGGCGATGAATTGATCGAGCTTGCGAAAACCAACTTGCTTAGATAA
- a CDS encoding SDR family NAD(P)-dependent oxidoreductase: MQLDLTGKTALVTGSTGQLGRVIARTLASCGANLALHYINNETKALELKQEIEASGRQAVIVQGDITKQETAMQMRDQIQAGLGVAGVDIVVANAVIQYEWTTVLEQSPEDYISQFESCVLQSVYLAKAFIPYMKEAKGGRFIGINTECAMQNFATQSAYTAGKRGMDGLYRVLAKEVGEYQITVNQVAPGWTISDRDRNSEPGHDEAYTRTVPLKRRGEDQEIANAVAFLASDLSSFITGAYIPVSGGNVMPAI; this comes from the coding sequence ATGCAATTGGATCTTACAGGCAAGACCGCGCTGGTCACTGGCTCCACTGGACAACTCGGGAGAGTGATCGCCCGTACGCTGGCTAGTTGTGGGGCCAATCTCGCGCTGCATTACATAAACAATGAAACAAAGGCTCTCGAACTTAAGCAAGAGATTGAGGCGAGTGGCAGACAGGCAGTGATCGTTCAAGGGGATATTACGAAGCAGGAAACGGCTATGCAGATGCGGGATCAGATTCAGGCTGGTCTCGGCGTCGCCGGGGTTGACATTGTCGTCGCTAATGCGGTTATTCAATATGAATGGACCACCGTACTGGAACAATCTCCTGAGGACTACATCAGCCAGTTCGAATCTTGCGTGCTGCAGAGTGTATATCTTGCAAAAGCATTTATTCCGTACATGAAGGAAGCCAAAGGCGGTCGATTTATCGGCATCAATACGGAATGTGCCATGCAGAACTTTGCGACACAATCAGCATATACCGCAGGTAAGCGTGGTATGGACGGATTGTATCGGGTACTTGCCAAGGAAGTCGGAGAGTATCAGATTACTGTTAACCAGGTCGCTCCCGGCTGGACGATAAGCGATCGTGACCGCAACAGCGAGCCTGGACATGATGAGGCGTACACACGTACGGTCCCTTTGAAACGCAGGGGTGAAGACCAGGAGATTGCCAATGCGGTAGCATTTTTGGCCTCGGATCTGTCCTCTTTTATTACAGGTGCCTATATCCCGGTCAGTGGCGGCAACGTAATGCCAGCTATTTGA
- a CDS encoding Dabb family protein codes for MSSITHMVTFTLYAGKDTPEAEAFLKESADALAAIPGVENFQVLRQISAKNEFDYSFSMVFADQAAYDAYNDHPVHRKYVEERWEKEVSRFQEIDLIKHGNMN; via the coding sequence ATGAGTAGCATTACACATATGGTTACGTTTACACTTTACGCTGGCAAGGATACACCTGAGGCTGAGGCTTTTCTGAAGGAAAGTGCGGATGCGCTTGCAGCCATTCCGGGCGTGGAGAACTTTCAGGTACTGCGTCAGATAAGCGCCAAAAATGAGTTTGACTACAGTTTCTCAATGGTTTTCGCCGATCAAGCAGCTTACGATGCCTACAACGATCACCCGGTTCACCGCAAATACGTGGAAGAACGTTGGGAGAAGGAAGTCAGCCGTTTTCAGGAGATTGATTTGATTAAACACGGGAATATGAATTAA
- a CDS encoding type B 50S ribosomal protein L31, with translation MPKADIHPKTQTVIFYDASADYKFLSSSTKFSNETMEWEDGNTYPVIRVDTSSASHPFFTGKQRNVDIGGRVDKFNRKYNLKN, from the coding sequence ATGCCAAAAGCTGATATCCATCCAAAGACACAAACTGTCATTTTTTACGATGCAAGTGCTGATTACAAATTCCTGAGCTCTTCGACTAAATTTTCGAACGAGACAATGGAATGGGAAGATGGTAACACTTACCCTGTAATCCGTGTGGACACTAGTTCCGCATCCCACCCTTTCTTCACTGGTAAACAAAGAAACGTGGACATCGGTGGTCGTGTTGATAAGTTTAACCGTAAATACAACCTCAAAAACTAG
- a CDS encoding HPr family phosphocarrier protein, translated as MRTHEFTIHSDFHRDDLMSVSSQASRFASDISLSFVGSEHEHRVDVKSLLGMALLPIRHGSVVRLQTRGRDELEALEYMLDVLEKGIT; from the coding sequence GTGAGAACACATGAATTTACGATTCACTCTGATTTTCACCGGGATGATCTGATGTCTGTATCTTCTCAAGCGTCACGTTTTGCCTCGGATATTTCGTTGTCGTTTGTCGGGTCTGAGCATGAGCATCGTGTTGATGTTAAAAGCCTGCTTGGCATGGCGCTTCTTCCGATTCGTCATGGTAGTGTAGTCAGATTGCAGACGAGAGGAAGAGATGAATTGGAGGCTCTGGAGTATATGCTAGATGTACTGGAGAAGGGAATAACTTAG
- a CDS encoding NAD(P)-dependent alcohol dehydrogenase, with amino-acid sequence MGQHQLPETMKAAVMTEPGRIITREQAVPKPAEDEVLIQVMAVGVCGSDVHYFEHGRIGRFVVEKPIILGHECAGIVAAVGLNVSRLKAGDRVAIEPGVTCGRCTACKEGRYNLCPDVQFLATPPVDGAFVQYMTIREDMVFPIPNHLSFEEAAMNEPFSVGIHAARRSKLAPGTTLAIMGMGPVGLMAVAAAKSFGVDKIIVTDLEEVRLEAARRMGATHTINVRNEDAQAVIRELTNGVGVDTAWETAGNPKALQSALYSLRRGGKLAIVGLPAQDEIALNVPFIADNEVDIYGIFRYANTYPAGIEFLSSGQHDVLSLITDRYSLDETQQAMERALHNKSGSLKVMVYPNGI; translated from the coding sequence ATGGGACAGCATCAATTACCCGAGACCATGAAAGCAGCTGTAATGACTGAACCAGGACGAATCATCACCCGGGAACAGGCAGTACCCAAGCCGGCAGAGGACGAAGTCCTTATTCAGGTCATGGCAGTGGGCGTATGCGGGTCGGATGTACATTATTTTGAACACGGAAGAATCGGCAGATTTGTCGTGGAAAAGCCCATTATCCTTGGGCATGAATGCGCCGGTATCGTAGCTGCTGTAGGCTTGAACGTATCGCGCTTAAAAGCGGGAGATCGGGTTGCCATTGAACCAGGTGTTACTTGTGGACGCTGCACGGCATGCAAAGAAGGACGTTACAACCTGTGTCCGGATGTACAATTCCTGGCAACCCCACCTGTTGATGGCGCATTTGTACAGTACATGACCATTCGTGAGGATATGGTTTTTCCAATCCCGAATCATCTGTCATTTGAGGAAGCTGCCATGAACGAGCCTTTCTCTGTGGGAATCCACGCTGCACGTCGAAGTAAACTTGCTCCTGGAACCACGCTGGCGATTATGGGCATGGGGCCTGTTGGACTGATGGCTGTGGCAGCTGCAAAATCATTCGGAGTCGACAAAATTATCGTTACAGACCTGGAGGAAGTTCGGCTTGAAGCTGCTCGGCGCATGGGAGCCACACATACCATTAATGTGCGGAACGAGGATGCACAGGCGGTCATCCGTGAGTTAACGAATGGAGTCGGTGTGGACACGGCATGGGAAACTGCCGGGAACCCCAAGGCCCTCCAATCTGCATTGTACTCATTGCGACGGGGAGGCAAGCTTGCCATTGTGGGTCTGCCGGCACAGGACGAGATTGCACTGAATGTTCCTTTTATCGCCGACAACGAGGTCGACATTTACGGAATATTCCGATATGCGAACACCTATCCAGCCGGGATTGAGTTCCTGAGTTCGGGTCAGCATGATGTGTTGTCCTTGATCACCGATCGTTATTCCCTGGATGAAACTCAACAAGCGATGGAGCGGGCACTGCACAATAAGAGCGGCAGTCTGAAAGTGATGGTTTATCCCAACGGTATTTGA
- a CDS encoding alpha-glucuronidase family glycosyl hydrolase: protein MSRSMVQKNVAGPQYDAWLGYLSGEYSRKGAASQAVPAWAKNIYAIEKHEVIATALEELTQGLEKLFGEKEKPVVTIADLADETAQHAPGIWIGTWAGHSLLADAFSDSELAAVQGEGFVIREDEEQGRLLIGAETPQGVLYGTFHLLRELVLAQGRSSEADASENKWSHVTEQPRNALRMINQWDNVDGSIERGYAGGSIFYENGEFTQEIERIRDYARLLASTGINAISINNVNVHQRETLFLTERFLSDVARVASAFRAYGIRLYLSANYASPMEIGGLLTADPLDEQVREWWNIQTAKVYAAIPDFGGYLIKADSENRPGPFTYNRDHADGANMLAEALRPFGGLVIWRCFVYNCKQDWRDRSTDRARAAYDHFKPLDGRFADNVILQIKNGPMDFQVREAVSPLFGAMEKTNQVLEFQITQEYTGQQRHLCYLVPQWKEVLDFDTYAKGQGSEVKRIADGSLYNRPHSGFAAVSNIGADACWTGHPLAQANLYGYGRLAWNPELSSEEIADEWVRLTFGHDEEVVRLISDMLLNSLEIYENYTAPLGVGWMVNPDHHYGPNVDGYEYSKWGTYHFADCKGIGVDRTVQSGTGYTSQYHTENAERYEIVTTCPDELLLFFHHVPYTHVLHSGKTVIQHIYDTHFKGAEQAEALADTWRKLEGKVDPEIFETVASRQQNQAEHAKEWRDMINTYFYRKSGIEDEQGRTIY, encoded by the coding sequence ATGAGTCGTTCAATGGTTCAAAAAAACGTAGCCGGCCCGCAGTATGATGCGTGGCTTGGATATCTATCAGGTGAGTATAGTCGTAAGGGAGCTGCAAGTCAGGCAGTCCCTGCTTGGGCAAAAAATATATATGCGATAGAGAAACATGAAGTAATCGCTACAGCTCTGGAAGAACTTACGCAGGGACTGGAAAAATTGTTCGGTGAGAAAGAAAAACCCGTGGTTACAATAGCCGATCTTGCGGATGAGACGGCTCAGCATGCTCCTGGTATATGGATTGGCACGTGGGCAGGCCATTCACTACTTGCCGATGCGTTCAGTGATAGTGAGCTTGCGGCTGTTCAAGGTGAAGGCTTTGTCATCCGTGAAGACGAGGAACAAGGCAGGCTCTTGATTGGTGCCGAGACACCTCAAGGTGTACTGTATGGTACATTCCATTTGCTCAGAGAGCTGGTTCTGGCGCAAGGTCGTTCAAGTGAAGCTGATGCATCTGAAAATAAATGGAGTCATGTGACTGAACAGCCCCGTAATGCTCTGCGGATGATTAACCAATGGGATAACGTGGATGGCAGCATTGAGCGCGGTTACGCCGGTGGATCGATTTTTTATGAAAATGGAGAATTTACGCAAGAAATCGAACGGATCCGGGATTATGCCCGTTTGCTCGCTTCAACAGGCATCAATGCCATATCAATCAACAATGTCAATGTCCATCAGCGCGAAACATTGTTTCTGACAGAACGCTTCCTGAGTGATGTTGCTCGTGTGGCCTCTGCATTCAGAGCGTACGGCATTCGACTGTACCTGAGCGCAAACTATGCAAGCCCGATGGAAATCGGCGGTTTGCTTACCGCAGATCCACTGGATGAACAGGTACGCGAATGGTGGAACATTCAGACTGCCAAAGTGTATGCGGCCATTCCTGATTTTGGCGGTTACCTGATCAAAGCGGATTCCGAAAATCGGCCGGGTCCATTCACCTATAATCGGGACCACGCTGACGGTGCGAACATGCTTGCTGAAGCACTTCGTCCATTTGGAGGATTGGTTATTTGGCGCTGTTTCGTCTACAACTGCAAGCAGGACTGGCGTGATCGCTCCACAGACCGTGCGCGTGCTGCCTATGACCACTTTAAGCCGCTGGATGGCCGGTTTGCAGATAACGTCATTTTGCAGATCAAAAATGGTCCGATGGATTTCCAGGTTAGAGAAGCCGTTTCTCCGCTGTTTGGAGCGATGGAAAAAACCAATCAGGTGCTGGAATTTCAGATTACCCAGGAGTATACAGGCCAGCAACGCCATCTGTGCTACCTGGTTCCACAGTGGAAAGAAGTACTGGATTTTGATACGTACGCGAAGGGGCAAGGATCGGAAGTTAAACGTATTGCGGATGGTTCCCTGTACAACAGACCTCATAGCGGCTTTGCAGCGGTTTCGAATATTGGTGCAGATGCATGCTGGACAGGACATCCGCTTGCCCAGGCCAATCTGTATGGGTATGGAAGACTGGCATGGAATCCCGAATTGTCTTCGGAAGAGATCGCGGATGAATGGGTCAGACTCACGTTTGGACATGACGAAGAGGTTGTTCGTCTGATCTCTGATATGCTCTTGAACTCGCTGGAAATCTATGAGAATTATACGGCACCACTCGGAGTAGGCTGGATGGTTAATCCGGATCATCATTATGGTCCCAATGTGGATGGATACGAATATTCCAAATGGGGAACGTATCATTTCGCAGATTGCAAGGGTATCGGCGTAGATCGAACCGTACAGAGCGGTACAGGCTATACATCGCAGTATCATACGGAAAATGCGGAACGGTATGAGATTGTCACAACCTGTCCGGATGAGCTGCTGTTATTTTTCCACCATGTTCCTTATACACATGTGCTGCATTCAGGCAAAACCGTCATTCAACACATCTATGATACACACTTCAAAGGTGCGGAACAGGCAGAAGCTTTAGCGGATACATGGAGAAAGCTCGAAGGTAAAGTCGATCCTGAAATATTCGAAACCGTAGCCTCGCGTCAGCAAAATCAGGCCGAGCATGCCAAGGAATGGCGGGACATGATCAATACGTATTTCTACCGCAAGAGTGGTATTGAGGACGAGCAGGGACGAACCATCTATTAA
- a CDS encoding glycoside hydrolase family 52 protein, whose amino-acid sequence MSSTKSIFYNAHHSPIGAFASFTLGYKGAKGGLGLELGKPADQNIYIGLQSREGEHYEALPFFAATEDESVRYDVEKLENTENTIEEGAGTQAQSQELSSTPSQRPLVSAFRDEEIKREFKSGTDTWTAGDLTFRIYSPVRPVPEPKQGDLEQLKDALVPAVLVEMTIDNTQGQQTRKAYFGYQGNDPYSAMRMIGGPEGGKLTGVGQGRLTGIMSTNDGLWPALGFTLDKILQEKHVENLAFGLGGTAALLMEVPAGEKRTYQFAVCFYRGGIVTSGLDTTYWYTRYFADIQEAGQYALDRFNALTSSCVEAEQRLGTSSLSEDQAFMLAHSIHSYYASTQLLDADGEPFWIVNEGEYRMMNTLDLTADQLYFELALNPWTVRNELEWFVKRYSYTDQVRFPGEDQLHPGGLTFTHDIGVANVFSRPGHSAYELVGIDDCFSQMSHEELVNWLCCATVYIEQTKDQEFVKQMLPVIRDCFESMLNRDHPDEEQRNGLMGLDSSRTKGGAEITTYDSLDVSLGQSRNNIYLAGKCWAVYVALEKLFAAEKLSDLSLQAGRQADRCAASVAAQLTEGGYIPAVIAENNDSRIIPAIEGLVFPYFTGCEGALDVGGRFGPYLQALRTHLKTVLVPGTCLFEDGGWKLSSTSNNSWLSKIYLSQFITREILGMEWDESGQASDAAHVNWLLHPEESYWCWSDQILSGVAVGSKYYPRGVTSILWLLEGKGNRLEQIYAGKEAVR is encoded by the coding sequence ATGAGCTCAACCAAATCAATCTTTTATAACGCCCACCACTCACCGATCGGGGCTTTTGCAAGTTTTACACTTGGATACAAAGGTGCCAAGGGCGGACTCGGCCTGGAGCTGGGGAAACCTGCAGACCAAAATATATATATAGGATTACAATCCCGCGAAGGCGAACATTATGAGGCACTGCCTTTTTTTGCAGCGACCGAGGATGAGAGTGTCCGCTACGATGTAGAGAAATTGGAGAACACGGAAAATACCATAGAAGAGGGAGCCGGAACACAGGCGCAATCCCAAGAGTTATCTTCAACCCCATCTCAGCGTCCGCTCGTTTCTGCATTTCGGGATGAAGAGATTAAGCGTGAATTCAAATCGGGTACAGACACTTGGACAGCAGGAGATCTGACTTTCCGGATCTATTCGCCAGTTCGTCCTGTACCTGAACCCAAGCAGGGTGATCTTGAACAATTAAAGGATGCTTTGGTTCCAGCGGTTCTTGTGGAGATGACGATTGATAACACGCAGGGGCAGCAGACACGGAAAGCCTATTTCGGATATCAGGGTAATGATCCGTATTCGGCAATGCGCATGATCGGCGGACCCGAGGGCGGAAAGCTCACGGGTGTCGGACAGGGAAGGCTTACAGGGATTATGTCTACAAATGATGGACTATGGCCTGCCCTTGGGTTCACGCTGGATAAGATCCTGCAGGAAAAACATGTGGAGAACCTGGCTTTTGGATTGGGCGGTACTGCCGCGTTGCTGATGGAAGTCCCTGCTGGCGAGAAGCGTACATATCAATTTGCGGTTTGTTTTTACCGTGGGGGCATTGTCACTTCCGGTCTGGATACGACGTACTGGTATACCCGTTATTTCGCGGATATCCAGGAGGCGGGCCAGTACGCCCTGGATCGTTTCAATGCACTGACATCTTCCTGTGTGGAAGCAGAACAGCGTCTGGGCACCAGCTCTCTGTCGGAAGATCAGGCATTCATGCTCGCTCATTCCATTCATAGTTACTATGCAAGCACACAGCTGCTGGATGCAGACGGAGAACCGTTCTGGATCGTCAACGAAGGCGAATACCGGATGATGAATACCCTTGATCTGACAGCGGATCAGCTGTACTTCGAACTTGCCTTGAATCCGTGGACAGTACGCAACGAGCTCGAGTGGTTTGTGAAACGTTACAGCTATACGGATCAGGTTCGCTTCCCTGGGGAGGATCAATTACATCCAGGCGGATTGACCTTTACTCATGACATCGGTGTAGCGAATGTATTCTCTCGTCCAGGTCACTCGGCCTATGAACTGGTGGGGATAGACGATTGCTTCTCCCAGATGAGTCATGAGGAGCTTGTAAACTGGCTGTGCTGTGCAACCGTCTACATCGAACAAACCAAGGATCAGGAATTTGTGAAGCAGATGCTTCCCGTCATCCGGGATTGCTTCGAAAGCATGTTGAACCGGGATCATCCGGATGAGGAGCAGCGCAACGGACTGATGGGTCTCGATAGCAGCCGCACGAAGGGCGGAGCAGAAATAACGACCTATGACAGCCTTGATGTCTCACTCGGTCAATCGCGGAACAATATTTATCTGGCGGGTAAATGCTGGGCTGTATATGTTGCACTGGAGAAGCTGTTTGCTGCGGAGAAGCTCTCGGATTTATCCCTTCAGGCGGGACGTCAGGCTGATCGCTGTGCAGCGAGTGTTGCAGCTCAGTTGACGGAAGGGGGCTACATCCCGGCCGTCATTGCGGAAAATAACGATTCCCGTATTATTCCGGCTATTGAAGGATTGGTATTCCCTTACTTTACAGGTTGTGAAGGTGCACTGGATGTTGGCGGCCGTTTCGGTCCTTATCTGCAGGCACTTCGAACCCATTTGAAAACGGTTCTAGTACCCGGTACTTGTTTGTTTGAAGATGGGGGATGGAAGCTGTCTTCGACAAGCAATAACTCGTGGTTAAGCAAAATATATCTGTCCCAGTTTATTACTAGAGAAATACTGGGCATGGAGTGGGATGAATCAGGGCAGGCATCCGATGCAGCACATGTGAACTGGCTGCTGCACCCCGAAGAATCTTACTGGTGCTGGAGTGACCAGATTCTGTCGGGTGTTGCCGTGGGCAGCAAGTACTATCCACGCGGAGTTACATCCATTCTGTGGTTGCTGGAAGGCAAGGGTAATCGTTTGGAACAGATCTATGCTGGCAAGGAGGCGGTACGATGA
- a CDS encoding AraC family transcriptional regulator: MSSTYLPPALGESVHEVFYPDVQTTVNLFAIHLRSVSADWNYPAHEHPQYELNYVTEGVQLMSVNGQLYTQKAGELLLIPPGSVHSSQSRDGQGFTYFCMHFDIDDQLFLSLLARIKQVLFHADNPVTLQIEPVLRKLMNSANEETTSNTMVQRMQLQSAVFELFGHLWEAVSQEAAHLFSEGYERIELAHQIRNRLQGLVSQQFKQGHETDSHYGIDDIAAELGISSSHCNRVFKQVFGQSPRVALSEMVLHEAKVLLGNPKLSVQSIAAMLGYKDIAHFSRQFKRWSGMSPSRFRQEQPAVQ; this comes from the coding sequence ATGTCTTCTACTTATTTGCCTCCCGCTCTGGGCGAAAGTGTGCATGAAGTCTTTTACCCGGATGTGCAGACCACCGTCAATCTATTCGCCATTCATCTGCGGAGTGTTAGTGCGGACTGGAATTATCCGGCACATGAACACCCGCAATACGAGCTGAACTATGTGACAGAAGGTGTTCAGCTCATGTCGGTGAACGGGCAATTGTATACACAAAAGGCTGGCGAACTGCTTCTGATTCCTCCAGGAAGCGTTCATTCCAGCCAGAGCCGGGACGGCCAGGGATTCACCTATTTCTGCATGCACTTTGATATTGATGATCAGTTGTTCCTCTCATTACTTGCACGAATCAAGCAAGTCCTGTTTCATGCTGACAATCCGGTCACACTACAAATAGAGCCAGTCCTGCGAAAATTAATGAATTCAGCAAATGAAGAAACCACCTCGAATACGATGGTACAGCGCATGCAGCTGCAGTCTGCTGTATTCGAATTATTCGGCCACTTGTGGGAAGCCGTCTCTCAGGAGGCGGCGCACCTGTTCTCGGAAGGCTACGAACGGATTGAGCTTGCCCACCAGATTCGTAATCGACTGCAAGGGCTCGTAAGCCAGCAGTTTAAGCAAGGGCATGAAACGGACAGCCACTATGGCATTGATGACATTGCAGCGGAACTGGGGATTAGCTCCTCGCATTGTAACCGAGTATTCAAGCAGGTATTTGGTCAGTCTCCGCGCGTGGCACTCTCCGAGATGGTTCTGCACGAAGCGAAGGTTCTGCTTGGCAATCCGAAACTGTCGGTTCAAAGTATTGCTGCGATGCTCGGTTATAAGGATATTGCCCATTTTAGCCGTCAATTCAAGCGTTGGTCAGGCATGTCACCATCCCGCTTCAGACAGGAACAACCTGCTGTACAGTGA